The following proteins come from a genomic window of Aequorivita marisscotiae:
- a CDS encoding amidohydrolase family protein, whose amino-acid sequence MKLLTTIALLACSLTLTAQKKNKKDPEKETTKWEVANPGKDFNYKTHTFTTNEGTWMNLDVSPDGQTIVFDMVGDIYTLPISGGTAKAIRTGIPFEIQPRFSPDGTKITFTSDAGGGDNIWVMNADGSDAKQITKEDFRLLNNAVWSADGKYLIARKHFSSSRSLGAGEMWQYHKTGGTGLQLTKRKNDQQDVNEPFVSPDGKYLYYSEDMYPGGYFQYNKDPNSQIYVIKRYEFETGETKTITGGPGGAVRPTISHDGKKLAFIKRVRTKSVLFLHDLETGEEYPIYDKLNKDQQEAWALFGVYPNFSWTPNDQEIIFWSGGKINKIDVTTLAVTAIPFTAEVNIDLAETVHFNNKIETETFTPKMIRHAVTSPDGEFIVFSALGHLYKKTLPNGEPIRLTQSTHFEFEPTFSPNGTDIVYVSWSDLEKGAINKISANGGTPVKLTSEKGIYRTPSFSQNGTQIVFRKEKGNTDQGFTYTKNPGIYTMNANGSDIKFVIDKGEYPMFTKDGKRIFLQTGGTYFGDIEKKLISVNLNGNDEKTHLTSKYANRLIPSPDNEWIAFTNLHKLFVAPLLLNGHTIDLDDKTKALPVSQLAKDAGINIHWSPTSKKIMWTLGDEYFSNELKNRFTFLSGSPEKVPEITLEGTKIGLQAKVDKPSGKIAFTNARIITMEGDNVIENGTIVINGNIIEAIGAADKVSVPAGTKVYSAEGQTIMPGMVDAHAHVGAFRYGLPSQQYWPFMANLAFGVTTSHDPSANTETVFTLSELQKSGQLVGPRLFSTGFILYGADGDFKAVINNLEDARSSIRRTKAFGAKSVKSYNQPRRDQRQQVLQAARELGINVVPEGGSTFYHNITQVIDGHSGIEHNIPVAPVYKDILEIWGESGTGYTPTLIVNYGGMNGEFYYYERDNVWENKKLLTFSPRSIIDSRSRHRMKTPQEEYKNGHILVSETVKSLSDAGVKVNMGAHGQLQGLGAHWETWMLQQGGMSNLEALKAATINSAEYIGAGNDIGSLKVGKLADLIVMDKNPLEDIENTESIKMVMINGRLYDAATMNEIGNNPKERLPFFWEMDNYNQAFPWHQETHGFMDGGCSCH is encoded by the coding sequence ATGAAATTACTTACAACTATTGCCCTTCTTGCCTGTTCGTTAACATTAACCGCACAAAAGAAAAACAAAAAAGACCCAGAAAAGGAAACCACCAAATGGGAAGTGGCCAATCCCGGGAAAGATTTTAATTACAAAACACATACTTTCACTACAAACGAAGGTACGTGGATGAACCTAGACGTGAGCCCAGATGGGCAAACCATCGTTTTTGATATGGTGGGCGATATTTACACTTTGCCTATCTCGGGCGGCACGGCCAAAGCCATTAGAACTGGAATTCCCTTTGAAATCCAGCCCAGATTTAGTCCCGATGGCACTAAAATTACCTTTACAAGCGATGCCGGTGGCGGAGACAATATTTGGGTAATGAACGCCGATGGAAGCGATGCAAAGCAAATTACCAAGGAAGATTTTAGGCTTTTAAACAACGCCGTTTGGAGCGCAGATGGCAAGTATTTAATTGCCCGAAAGCATTTTTCTTCAAGTAGAAGCCTGGGTGCAGGCGAAATGTGGCAATATCACAAAACTGGCGGCACAGGCTTACAACTAACAAAACGAAAAAACGACCAACAGGATGTAAATGAACCTTTTGTATCGCCAGACGGAAAATATCTGTATTACAGTGAAGATATGTACCCGGGCGGCTATTTTCAGTACAACAAAGACCCAAACAGTCAGATATATGTTATAAAGAGGTACGAATTTGAAACCGGCGAAACCAAAACTATTACCGGAGGTCCCGGAGGCGCCGTGCGACCAACAATTTCCCACGACGGCAAAAAATTGGCATTTATAAAAAGAGTACGTACCAAAAGTGTATTGTTTCTCCACGATTTAGAAACAGGGGAAGAATATCCTATTTATGATAAATTGAATAAAGATCAGCAGGAAGCTTGGGCTCTTTTCGGAGTATATCCAAATTTTAGTTGGACGCCCAACGACCAAGAAATTATTTTTTGGAGCGGTGGAAAAATCAATAAAATTGATGTTACCACTTTGGCGGTAACAGCTATTCCGTTTACCGCCGAAGTAAACATTGATTTAGCGGAAACAGTTCATTTCAACAATAAAATTGAAACCGAAACTTTTACGCCTAAAATGATTCGCCATGCTGTAACGTCGCCAGATGGCGAATTTATTGTTTTCAGCGCATTGGGTCATCTTTATAAAAAAACCTTGCCAAATGGTGAGCCAATACGATTAACGCAAAGTACCCACTTTGAATTTGAGCCCACCTTCTCCCCCAACGGAACTGATATAGTTTACGTTAGTTGGAGCGATTTGGAAAAAGGAGCCATAAATAAAATTTCGGCAAATGGCGGGACCCCGGTAAAATTGACTTCAGAAAAAGGAATTTACAGAACGCCGTCGTTTTCGCAAAACGGTACGCAAATAGTTTTCCGAAAAGAAAAAGGTAACACGGACCAAGGTTTTACTTACACCAAAAATCCCGGTATTTACACCATGAATGCCAATGGCAGTGATATAAAATTTGTAATAGACAAAGGCGAATACCCAATGTTTACGAAGGATGGAAAACGAATTTTTCTACAAACCGGCGGAACCTATTTTGGAGATATTGAAAAAAAACTAATTAGTGTAAATTTAAATGGTAATGATGAAAAAACACACCTTACCTCTAAATATGCAAATAGATTAATACCCAGCCCCGATAATGAGTGGATCGCATTTACCAACCTTCACAAGTTGTTTGTTGCACCATTGTTGCTAAATGGGCATACAATAGATTTGGACGATAAAACAAAAGCACTTCCAGTTTCCCAGCTTGCGAAAGACGCGGGAATAAATATTCATTGGTCGCCAACGAGCAAAAAAATAATGTGGACGTTGGGTGATGAATATTTTAGCAATGAACTCAAAAACCGCTTTACTTTTTTATCTGGTTCGCCTGAAAAAGTACCCGAAATAACGTTAGAAGGAACAAAAATTGGTCTGCAAGCCAAAGTTGACAAACCCAGTGGAAAAATAGCCTTTACCAATGCGCGCATCATTACTATGGAAGGCGATAATGTAATTGAGAATGGAACCATTGTAATTAATGGTAATATCATTGAAGCTATTGGTGCAGCCGATAAAGTTTCTGTTCCCGCGGGCACCAAGGTATATTCCGCAGAAGGGCAAACCATTATGCCCGGAATGGTAGATGCACACGCACACGTGGGCGCTTTCCGTTATGGGTTGCCATCGCAACAATACTGGCCGTTTATGGCAAATTTAGCTTTTGGAGTAACTACCTCGCACGATCCTTCGGCAAATACTGAAACGGTATTTACACTCTCCGAGCTTCAAAAGAGCGGACAATTAGTGGGGCCGCGTTTGTTTTCAACAGGTTTTATTCTTTACGGTGCCGATGGCGATTTTAAAGCGGTAATCAATAATTTGGAAGATGCGCGTAGCAGTATTCGCCGTACAAAAGCATTTGGTGCAAAAAGTGTAAAAAGTTACAATCAACCCCGCAGGGATCAACGCCAGCAAGTATTGCAGGCCGCCCGTGAATTAGGAATTAACGTGGTTCCAGAAGGTGGGTCAACATTTTATCACAATATTACCCAGGTAATTGATGGCCATTCCGGTATTGAACACAACATTCCGGTAGCTCCTGTTTATAAGGATATTCTGGAAATTTGGGGTGAAAGTGGCACTGGCTACACACCAACCCTAATTGTAAATTACGGCGGAATGAATGGCGAATTTTACTATTATGAACGCGATAACGTTTGGGAAAATAAAAAGCTACTTACGTTTAGTCCACGTAGTATTATAGATAGTCGCTCTCGCCACCGAATGAAAACCCCGCAGGAGGAATATAAAAACGGTCATATTTTAGTCTCTGAAACCGTGAAAAGCTTGAGTGATGCGGGAGTAAAAGTAAATATGGGCGCACACGGACAGTTGCAAGGTTTGGGTGCACACTGGGAAACGTGGATGTTGCAACAAGGCGGAATGAGCAACTTGGAAGCATTAAAGGCTGCCACCATTAATTCGGCCGAATACATTGGAGCAGGTAACGATATTGGATCGTTGAAGGTTGGCAAGCTTGCCGATTTAATTGTAATGGACAAAAATCCGTTGGAAGATATAGAAAACACCGAATCAATAAAAATGGTAATGATAAACGGCAGATTGTACGATGCCGCGACCATGAATGAAATAGGCAACAATCCTAAAGAACGTTTGCCATTTTTCTGGGAAATGGACAATTACAACCAAGCATTTCCGTGGCATCAAGAAACGCACGGTTTTATGGATGGTGGTTGTAGCTGTCATTAA
- a CDS encoding four helix bundle protein encodes MKIKHNYKNLKIWQKALNIAFDTSDILEAFPQKEQYNLTSQMSRCSISIPSNIAEGSSRTDKSFNHFLDISLGSSYELSTQLLIAHHKKYINDAELEKLENNITELQMMTSGFQKTLR; translated from the coding sequence ATGAAAATCAAACACAATTATAAAAATTTAAAAATATGGCAGAAGGCCTTGAATATTGCTTTTGATACATCGGATATCTTAGAAGCTTTTCCGCAGAAAGAACAGTATAACTTGACTTCTCAAATGAGTCGATGTTCAATCTCAATTCCAAGTAATATCGCAGAGGGATCTTCCCGAACCGATAAATCTTTTAATCATTTTCTAGATATTTCTTTGGGATCATCTTATGAATTAAGTACTCAATTATTAATCGCACATCACAAAAAATATATTAATGATGCAGAATTGGAAAAGTTGGAAAATAATATAACAGAATTGCAAATGATGACCTCAGGTTTTCAAAAAACATTGCGTTAG
- a CDS encoding LysM peptidoglycan-binding domain-containing protein — protein MIKSKYQSVLDLGEKLNIQNGDVKEENGQLKVWGTAKNQYEKNLLWDEIKRVGGENPTDIMADIKVADTSAFAHHTVKSGESLSKIAKQYYGNANKYNAIFEANKGKLKSADLIHPGDELVIPNI, from the coding sequence ATGATCAAATCAAAATACCAAAGTGTTCTCGATTTAGGAGAAAAACTGAACATCCAAAATGGCGATGTAAAAGAAGAAAACGGCCAACTAAAAGTTTGGGGTACAGCTAAAAATCAATACGAAAAAAATCTTCTTTGGGATGAAATTAAACGTGTGGGTGGCGAAAATCCAACCGATATAATGGCAGATATTAAAGTTGCCGATACTTCTGCCTTTGCCCACCATACCGTAAAAAGCGGTGAATCGCTTAGTAAAATTGCAAAACAGTATTACGGCAATGCCAATAAATACAATGCTATTTTTGAAGCCAACAAAGGAAAGTTGAAGTCTGCAGATTTAATTCATCCTGGAGACGAGTTGGTTATTCCGAATATTTAA
- a CDS encoding vWA domain-containing protein, with protein MNRKEAKSGFIFTKHTPKDQSPFEKLFDVFQELITHTSGDFDEAMDWLKQLDEEYNLTTDDYTLDDFVEDLKKKGYLREEIKIDGKSGLAITEKTERALRKRALEQIFGKLRKSGAGNHRTKQTGRGDEQAGEFRDYRFGDSLEQISMTESFKNAQINHGLGDFTLSENDLVVEETMYKTQMSTVLMIDISHSMILYGEDRITPAKKVAMALSEFITTRYPKDTLDILVFGNNAWPIKIKDLPYLNVGPYHTNTVAGLQLAMDLLRRKRNTNKQIFMITDGKPSCVRLPNGRYYKNSNGLDSYIVNKCYSMAAQARKLHIPITTFMIAEDPYLMQFVEEFTAANKGKAFYTGLKGLGEMIFSDYETNRTKRLR; from the coding sequence ATGAATAGAAAAGAGGCAAAGAGCGGATTTATTTTCACAAAACACACTCCCAAAGACCAATCGCCATTCGAGAAACTTTTTGATGTTTTTCAGGAACTAATTACCCATACCTCCGGTGATTTTGATGAAGCGATGGACTGGCTAAAGCAGTTAGATGAAGAATATAATCTTACTACAGACGATTATACTTTAGACGATTTTGTGGAAGATTTAAAAAAGAAAGGCTACCTGCGCGAAGAAATTAAAATTGATGGTAAAAGCGGTTTGGCAATCACCGAAAAAACCGAAAGAGCACTCCGGAAGCGGGCTTTGGAACAAATTTTCGGGAAACTCCGAAAAAGCGGGGCAGGCAACCACCGAACAAAACAAACGGGTAGGGGAGATGAGCAAGCCGGCGAGTTTCGCGACTACCGTTTTGGCGATTCGCTGGAACAAATTTCAATGACCGAAAGTTTTAAAAACGCACAGATAAATCACGGTTTGGGCGATTTTACACTGTCTGAAAACGATTTGGTGGTTGAAGAAACCATGTATAAAACCCAGATGAGTACAGTGCTGATGATTGATATAAGCCACAGCATGATTCTTTACGGCGAAGATCGCATAACGCCCGCAAAAAAGGTGGCGATGGCACTTTCAGAATTTATTACCACGCGCTACCCAAAAGATACGTTGGATATTTTAGTCTTCGGAAACAATGCCTGGCCCATTAAAATTAAGGATTTGCCGTATTTAAATGTGGGGCCGTATCACACAAATACGGTTGCGGGACTTCAATTGGCAATGGATTTATTGCGAAGAAAACGAAACACCAATAAACAGATTTTTATGATAACCGATGGCAAGCCAAGTTGTGTAAGGCTTCCCAATGGGCGCTATTATAAAAACAGCAATGGTCTGGACAGTTATATTGTGAATAAATGTTACTCCATGGCTGCGCAAGCGCGAAAACTTCACATCCCGATTACAACTTTTATGATTGCTGAAGACCCTTATTTAATGCAGTTTGTAGAAGAATTTACCGCAGCCAATAAAGGCAAAGCTTTTTACACAGGATTAAAAGGTTTGGGCGAAATGATTTTTAGTGATTATGAAACCAACAGAACAAAACGATTGCGTTGA
- a CDS encoding magnesium chelatase, which produces MKIEKIKTFGDLKKAGYESKSIKEELRRNLLQKIMKKETPFVGIHGYELTVIPELERAILSKHNINLLGLRGQAKTRLARQMVGLLDEYIPVVEGSEINDDPFNPISRYAKNLMQEKGDDTPISWLHRNDRFSEKLATPDVTVADIIGDVDPIKAANLKLTYADDRVIHFGMIPRSNRCIFVINELPDLQPRIQVALFNILQEGDVQIRGFAVRLPLDIQFVFTANPEDYTNRGSIVTPLKDRIGSQILTHYPEDIETARTITEQETAEAIKAKENVYVPDLAKDILEQISFEARENDFIDAKSGVSARLSITAFENLLSTAERRALHNGEENTSVRLGDFVGIIPSITGKIELVYEGEQEGVSQVAQQLIADAVDTIFKNKFPKIEKLTKENDPDPYTEIVAWFFEENDFELLDSYSDEEYKNELDRIIPLQQLIEKYQPETSKNDSYFLKEVVLWALAENKKLSKFSVGNGLHFKDLYGSYISKL; this is translated from the coding sequence ATGAAAATAGAAAAAATTAAAACCTTCGGCGACCTAAAAAAAGCAGGTTACGAATCAAAATCAATCAAAGAAGAATTGCGTAGGAATCTACTTCAAAAAATAATGAAGAAAGAAACGCCCTTCGTAGGTATTCACGGCTACGAACTTACCGTAATCCCTGAGTTGGAGCGCGCAATCCTTTCAAAACACAACATCAATCTATTAGGACTTCGCGGGCAAGCAAAAACCCGGTTGGCACGCCAAATGGTTGGGCTTTTGGACGAGTATATTCCCGTTGTTGAAGGCAGTGAGATTAACGACGATCCTTTTAACCCAATTTCGCGTTATGCCAAAAATTTAATGCAAGAAAAGGGAGACGATACGCCAATTAGTTGGCTTCACCGCAACGATCGTTTTTCAGAAAAACTTGCAACGCCAGATGTAACAGTTGCCGATATTATTGGCGATGTTGACCCCATAAAAGCGGCAAATCTAAAACTGACTTACGCTGATGATCGTGTGATTCATTTTGGAATGATTCCGCGAAGTAATCGTTGCATTTTCGTAATTAATGAATTGCCCGATTTACAACCGCGAATTCAAGTGGCACTTTTTAATATTTTGCAGGAAGGCGACGTTCAGATTCGCGGTTTTGCCGTACGCTTGCCGCTGGATATTCAATTTGTTTTTACCGCCAATCCAGAAGATTATACCAATCGCGGAAGTATTGTTACACCGCTAAAAGATAGAATTGGCTCCCAGATTTTAACGCATTATCCCGAGGATATTGAAACAGCCCGAACGATTACGGAACAGGAAACTGCCGAGGCCATTAAAGCTAAAGAAAATGTTTATGTGCCCGATTTGGCCAAGGATATTTTAGAACAGATAAGTTTTGAGGCCCGCGAAAATGATTTTATAGATGCCAAAAGTGGGGTAAGTGCCCGATTAAGTATTACCGCCTTTGAGAATCTATTGAGCACGGCGGAAAGACGAGCCCTTCACAATGGCGAAGAAAATACCAGCGTGCGGTTAGGCGATTTTGTAGGTATTATTCCATCCATCACCGGGAAGATTGAATTGGTTTATGAAGGAGAGCAGGAAGGCGTTTCGCAGGTTGCACAACAGTTAATTGCCGATGCCGTGGATACTATTTTTAAGAATAAGTTTCCAAAAATTGAAAAGCTAACCAAGGAAAATGATCCAGACCCGTATACCGAAATAGTTGCTTGGTTTTTTGAGGAGAATGATTTTGAATTGCTAGATTCCTATTCCGATGAGGAATATAAGAATGAACTGGACCGAATTATTCCATTGCAACAATTGATAGAAAAATACCAGCCCGAGACCTCAAAAAATGATAGTTATTTTTTAAAAGAAGTTGTTTTGTGGGCATTGGCCGAAAATAAAAAACTGAGCAAATTCAGTGTAGGCAATGGTTTGCACTTCAAGGATTTATACGGAAGTTATATAAGCAAACTTTAA
- a CDS encoding fasciclin domain-containing protein, producing the protein MKLKTIVMSLAVVTMLFASCEDSKKKEAEAQAQAEQMRMEREKDSLMQIEADNQAKMAEMEANSIAAKAMGNSDLSTLVSALQAADLAQTLKSEGEYTVFAPTNEAFNKVPKATMDNLMMPENKEQLQGLLKYHVLQGKLPAADVLAKIKEANNKLEVTTLNGEVLTLSEKGGKVMIKDAKGNTATVTSADMEASNGTVHVIDKVLMPKM; encoded by the coding sequence ATGAAACTAAAAACAATTGTAATGTCTCTTGCAGTAGTAACAATGCTTTTTGCAAGCTGTGAAGACTCGAAAAAGAAAGAAGCTGAAGCGCAAGCACAAGCAGAACAGATGCGTATGGAGCGCGAAAAGGATTCATTAATGCAAATTGAAGCCGATAACCAAGCTAAAATGGCAGAAATGGAAGCCAATTCAATTGCTGCAAAAGCGATGGGTAATTCAGATTTATCAACATTGGTTAGCGCACTTCAAGCAGCCGATTTGGCACAGACGTTAAAATCTGAAGGCGAGTACACCGTATTTGCTCCAACTAATGAAGCTTTTAATAAAGTACCCAAGGCAACTATGGATAATTTAATGATGCCAGAAAACAAAGAGCAGCTTCAAGGTTTATTAAAGTACCACGTACTTCAAGGTAAATTGCCTGCTGCCGACGTATTGGCGAAAATTAAGGAAGCTAATAACAAGTTAGAGGTTACTACTTTAAACGGTGAAGTTTTAACTTTATCCGAAAAAGGAGGTAAAGTGATGATTAAAGATGCCAAAGGAAATACAGCTACAGTAACAAGTGCTGATATGGAAGCGTCTAACGGTACAGTACACGTAATTGATAAAGTGCTAATGCCAAAAATGTAA
- a CDS encoding App1 family protein: MKLDLKLYRGYANADELVVFGHVFKSWAPDKYRLDRKGIRHAASVIHMFRIKPLENVEVKLKFKNLEVTTKTLADGYFRFTIPYTEKLKSGWHPYEVVCKYYDYGIVENSELLKPFESKVGVISDIDDTFLVSHSGNFLKKLYVLLLKNINKRKVFEDVVPHYQALSRAGQENETASNSFFYVSSSEWNLYEFIDAFARLHELPKAVIKLKKIKTGISDFLFTGRGSHDHKFEKIKDIIMFYPNLLYVLLGDDSQKDPYLYERIVKIFPQNIKAIYIRQTSKHKKSATQKILDNIESMNVATCYFSTSEKAIAHSEKIGIA, from the coding sequence GTGAAACTAGATTTAAAATTGTATCGAGGCTACGCCAATGCCGATGAATTGGTGGTATTCGGGCATGTTTTTAAGTCGTGGGCACCAGATAAGTATCGATTGGATCGGAAGGGAATTAGGCACGCAGCATCGGTTATACATATGTTTAGAATAAAACCTTTGGAAAATGTTGAGGTAAAATTAAAATTTAAAAACCTAGAAGTTACCACCAAAACCTTAGCCGACGGTTATTTTCGATTTACAATTCCGTATACCGAAAAGCTCAAAAGCGGCTGGCATCCGTATGAAGTTGTTTGTAAGTATTACGATTACGGCATCGTAGAAAATTCAGAATTATTGAAGCCTTTTGAAAGCAAGGTTGGGGTTATTTCAGATATTGACGATACTTTTTTAGTTTCGCACAGCGGAAATTTTTTAAAAAAACTCTATGTTCTTCTTCTTAAAAATATCAATAAACGTAAGGTTTTTGAAGACGTGGTGCCGCACTACCAAGCGTTGAGTCGGGCAGGACAGGAAAACGAAACGGCTTCCAATTCATTCTTTTATGTTTCTAGCAGCGAATGGAATTTATATGAATTTATAGATGCTTTCGCACGTTTGCACGAACTTCCAAAAGCAGTGATAAAACTAAAAAAAATTAAAACCGGAATCTCCGATTTTCTATTTACCGGTAGGGGAAGCCACGACCATAAATTTGAAAAAATTAAAGATATTATAATGTTTTACCCCAATCTACTCTATGTATTATTGGGCGACGATTCGCAAAAAGATCCCTATTTATATGAAAGGATCGTAAAAATATTTCCTCAGAATATAAAGGCTATTTACATTCGGCAGACTTCAAAACACAAAAAGTCTGCAACCCAAAAAATTTTAGATAACATTGAATCTATGAATGTGGCAACCTGCTATTTTAGCACTAGTGAAAAGGCCATTGCTCATTCCGAAAAAATAGGAATTGCATAA
- a CDS encoding S9 family peptidase, with translation MKNYSLILLALVFFVGCKDTPKDDIKETAVVKTYTINQFMANENAFANGFSPDKSRVLMTSNRSGIYNMYTVPTEGGEFLPVTQSDSASVYGISYFPEDERILFRMDGNGDEIFKIFLKDSSGIKRLTPEKNVRALFQGWAKDGKSFYYSSNERDPQAMDIFEMDVASFNTKLIFKNVDAMDFGGISADKNYMLLSKSINTNDSDLFLLNLKTNEKTKINETVSKNSPADFSPNNKSFYYTTDADAEFSYLMKYNIEDGSKEKVLEKDWDINAFYFTHNGKYQVMFTNEDAKTKMYVTEVATGKEVDFPEIDGQAINGASFSRDETMALLTVGSSQLPTNTYSYNIASGEYHKLTDVLNNEINPNDLVEATVVRYKSFDGLEIPAIYYQPKQASATNKVPALVWVHGGPGGQSRQGFSSFIQYLVNHGYAILAVNNRGSSGYGKTFFRMDDQNHGDKDLKDCIAGKDWLASQDYIDKDKIGIIGGSYGGYMTMAALTYAPEEFEVGVNIFGVTNWIRTLNSIPPWWESFKDALYLEMGDPNTADSVRLKQISPLFHTENVTKPLMVLQGAQDPRVLKIESDEIVEGVKKNGVPVEYVVFDDEGHGFVKKENEIVAYGRILKFLDKYLKGEDKLNLEAEKEDSTEVN, from the coding sequence ATGAAAAATTATAGTTTAATTCTGTTAGCACTTGTATTTTTTGTTGGGTGTAAGGACACCCCGAAAGACGACATTAAAGAAACTGCTGTAGTAAAAACCTACACCATTAACCAATTTATGGCGAATGAAAATGCGTTCGCAAATGGGTTTTCGCCAGATAAATCGCGGGTTTTAATGACCAGCAACCGATCTGGAATTTACAATATGTACACCGTGCCTACCGAAGGTGGCGAGTTTTTGCCCGTAACCCAATCTGATAGTGCATCGGTTTATGGAATCTCGTACTTTCCGGAAGATGAAAGAATTCTCTTTAGAATGGATGGCAATGGCGATGAAATTTTTAAAATCTTTCTGAAAGACAGCAGTGGAATTAAAAGGTTGACGCCGGAGAAAAATGTTAGAGCACTATTTCAGGGTTGGGCAAAAGACGGAAAAAGTTTTTACTACAGTAGCAACGAGCGCGATCCACAGGCGATGGATATATTTGAAATGGACGTTGCCTCCTTTAATACGAAGCTAATTTTCAAGAATGTGGATGCAATGGATTTTGGCGGGATTTCAGCCGATAAAAATTATATGTTGCTTTCTAAATCCATCAATACAAACGATAGTGATTTGTTTCTTTTGAATCTAAAAACGAACGAAAAAACTAAGATTAATGAAACGGTGAGTAAGAATTCGCCCGCCGATTTTTCGCCAAATAATAAATCATTTTACTACACTACCGATGCCGATGCTGAATTCAGTTATTTAATGAAATACAACATTGAAGATGGCAGCAAAGAAAAAGTTTTGGAGAAAGATTGGGACATCAATGCTTTCTATTTCACCCATAACGGCAAATATCAAGTTATGTTTACCAACGAAGATGCCAAAACTAAAATGTACGTAACCGAAGTTGCCACGGGAAAAGAAGTGGATTTCCCTGAAATAGACGGACAGGCAATAAATGGAGCAAGTTTTTCGAGGGACGAAACGATGGCACTTTTGACCGTGGGCAGCTCCCAGCTTCCAACAAATACGTATTCGTACAATATTGCTTCGGGAGAATATCACAAACTTACCGATGTTTTAAACAATGAAATAAATCCAAACGATTTGGTGGAAGCCACGGTTGTTCGTTATAAATCGTTTGATGGATTGGAAATTCCAGCAATTTACTACCAGCCAAAACAAGCGAGTGCAACTAATAAAGTTCCGGCGTTGGTTTGGGTTCACGGGGGGCCGGGCGGTCAATCTCGACAAGGTTTTAGCTCTTTTATTCAATATCTTGTAAATCACGGTTATGCAATTTTGGCTGTAAACAATCGTGGCAGTAGCGGTTACGGAAAAACATTTTTCCGGATGGACGATCAAAACCACGGCGATAAGGATTTAAAAGACTGTATTGCCGGAAAAGATTGGTTGGCAAGCCAAGACTATATTGATAAAGATAAAATAGGAATTATAGGTGGCTCTTACGGAGGCTATATGACGATGGCAGCACTTACCTATGCCCCCGAGGAGTTTGAAGTAGGCGTAAATATTTTTGGGGTTACCAACTGGATTAGAACGTTAAACAGTATTCCGCCGTGGTGGGAATCATTCAAAGATGCACTTTACTTAGAAATGGGCGATCCAAATACTGCAGATTCCGTGCGTTTAAAGCAAATTTCACCCTTATTCCATACCGAAAATGTTACCAAACCTTTAATGGTATTGCAGGGGGCACAGGATCCACGGGTGCTTAAGATTGAATCGGATGAAATTGTGGAAGGCGTTAAAAAGAATGGTGTTCCCGTAGAATATGTTGTATTTGACGATGAAGGCCATGGCTTTGTAAAAAAGGAAAATGAAATAGTTGCCTACGGACGAATTTTAAAGTTTTTAGACAAATATTTAAAAGGTGAAGACAAATTGAATTTGGAAGCTGAAAAAGAGGATTCGACCGAAGTAAATTAA